From Candidatus Babeliales bacterium, one genomic window encodes:
- the mutL gene encoding DNA mismatch repair endonuclease MutL, producing the protein MNRIHQLPPHEAHKIAAGEVIDKPANVVKELVENAIDAGATQITVYIEDGGKQLIRVIDNGCGMSYEDARICIAQYATSKISSINDLTHISTFGFRGEALASISAVSKTMLITKEDDAVQGISLTIENSAIIQEALVSCNTGTDITISDLFYNIPARKKFLKKRDTEWRAILQLMHAICLSYTTVSFKLFHDGTQVLHCPRTETVLDRCTQIWDHTVSQHLVTLPNENNKTNTISISGVISNHHYYRYDRSNMFFFVNKRWVKNYNLGRALLKGYLNAIPPQRAPLTALFIEVDPTELDVNIHPRKEEVQFLHPHSVETVLQSSVKQTLEKNLTRNITQPTISTNSLTPKTSYFDQAPYQSYEPYQSSFTSSALISDKPALPSFDFNAPVFDAPASPTQPLFEEYNDIQQPLYTTTPTPAASIVAEQNDAFLTSEKQTAYTLIGQYNKTYILIEQEDGLFLVDQHAAHERVLYELFAKRFNEIATISLLFPQIVTLSDHDIALITPYLELFTHNGIIVEPFGPNQLIIQSTPVHLKNSDCDALIKEIISWIHEEQDVTTSDFFETAHKKLRAQMACKAAVKAGDAMTTEQMQTLLNDLGKTDNRFTCPHGRPTGWLLSLHDIEKKFKRKK; encoded by the coding sequence ATGAACCGCATACACCAACTTCCTCCGCACGAAGCTCATAAAATTGCCGCAGGAGAAGTAATCGATAAACCTGCAAACGTTGTTAAAGAGCTCGTTGAAAATGCAATCGATGCAGGGGCAACACAGATCACTGTCTACATAGAAGATGGCGGCAAACAGTTGATTCGTGTTATCGATAATGGGTGCGGTATGTCATATGAAGATGCCCGTATCTGCATTGCACAGTATGCAACCAGTAAAATAAGTTCCATTAATGATTTAACGCATATCAGCACGTTCGGTTTTCGCGGTGAGGCCCTGGCCAGTATCTCTGCCGTTAGTAAAACAATGTTAATCACCAAAGAAGATGACGCTGTACAAGGTATATCACTGACCATAGAAAACAGTGCAATCATACAAGAAGCACTGGTATCATGTAATACCGGTACCGACATTACTATTTCAGACCTGTTTTATAACATCCCTGCACGAAAAAAATTCTTGAAAAAACGGGATACCGAATGGCGTGCGATACTGCAACTGATGCATGCAATTTGCTTATCTTATACGACAGTTAGCTTTAAACTATTTCACGATGGTACACAGGTCCTGCATTGCCCTAGGACTGAAACAGTTCTTGATCGTTGCACACAAATTTGGGACCATACTGTATCACAGCATCTCGTTACCCTACCTAATGAAAATAACAAAACGAACACTATTTCTATAAGCGGCGTTATCTCGAATCATCATTATTACCGCTATGATCGCAGCAATATGTTCTTTTTTGTTAATAAACGATGGGTTAAAAACTATAACCTTGGTCGCGCGTTACTAAAAGGTTATTTGAATGCGATTCCACCACAACGTGCACCACTCACTGCTCTCTTTATAGAAGTCGATCCAACAGAACTAGACGTGAACATTCATCCACGAAAAGAAGAAGTACAGTTTCTACATCCCCATTCAGTTGAAACAGTACTGCAAAGCAGCGTAAAACAAACGTTGGAAAAAAACTTAACGCGTAATATTACACAGCCAACAATATCGACAAATTCACTCACACCAAAAACGTCTTATTTTGATCAAGCACCATATCAATCATACGAGCCTTATCAAAGTTCATTTACCTCATCAGCATTAATTTCAGACAAACCAGCTCTTCCATCTTTTGATTTCAATGCTCCCGTATTTGATGCACCTGCATCCCCTACACAACCACTGTTTGAAGAATATAACGATATACAACAGCCTCTGTATACAACCACACCAACTCCCGCTGCTTCAATAGTTGCTGAACAAAATGATGCTTTTCTTACATCAGAAAAACAGACAGCATATACATTGATTGGACAATATAACAAAACATATATTTTGATTGAACAAGAAGACGGACTCTTTTTAGTGGATCAACACGCGGCTCATGAACGAGTCCTTTACGAATTATTTGCCAAACGATTTAATGAAATCGCCACAATAAGCTTGCTATTCCCTCAAATTGTCACCCTTTCGGACCACGATATCGCGCTCATAACGCCCTATTTAGAACTATTTACGCACAATGGCATCATTGTTGAACCATTCGGGCCTAATCAATTAATAATTCAATCGACCCCAGTGCATCTTAAAAATAGTGACTGCGATGCGCTTATTAAAGAAATAATCAGTTGGATTCACGAAGAGCAAGATGTTACCACGTCAGATTTTTTTGAAACCGCGCATAAAAAATTACGCGCACAGATGGCATGTAAAGCAGCAGTCAAAGCTGGTGATGCAATGACAACTGAACAAATGCAAACCCTTCTTAACGACCTTGGAAAAACCGATAATCGTTTTACCTGTCCTCACGGTCGCCCAACAGGATGGCTACTGAGCTTGCATGACATAGAAAAGAAGTTTAAGCGGAAGAAATAA
- a CDS encoding ankyrin repeat domain-containing protein translates to MKQYFKKSILIAIIINGALSVQLHAASPTKPWQSRKPDSQARKRAERLMGHVQPDTGVKREEAEGDISAKKAQKRLDRLKKQIQPSKPESALAPEDVGATSKFIEKPEHCDVVIKKWKNELRKYGRVVVEQMLENEERYQDTHIVFYHAQQQGNRIIVETLKNLYERENKKPLRSDFEFLRLWTEGSDYKDVNSYLDSFGIPNPFTVGPNNMNDNDPKIRAMLLAVNPVLFGNFDWEGECTFAYFLSDRSIKMFVQSALRDIFQKYGLNKSFIKDLLDINQKNKSNTGDIVQVFIPKELVDDCAYLCQAWGAPQKNYLLDKNGQPIIKDDKGITLYDNRRERYTKCRTILELLQVDKDAVEDVKKIQLRLFFSKTGPLLNPDLGAKIFRFTTLSVEQLREYKESVKDVLRKAFAHYEKPLLRRIKEGLLGTKEQASPRRAEEQSNLLTSQEKNEAQPRPLTFQEKNIIEKTVDRLVIPINIFEAITMLDAVEEVKKLLAQGVDINQVNAEGETPFFYAVKKGRFHVAHMLLEAGANKEARDKYDHTILMSAVSWANIETIKYLVLDAKVDINAGDKDGKTALMVAARDGMAGFVRLFLENGADIEARDHSGQTVLMEAAQWGRLNVVKILMQAGMDKEARDKDGRTVLLYSVGSAGKVDVVQFLLQAGANKQVRDTYGRTALMFAVAGENIDIVKFLLQTGVDIEAKDIADETALMHAVAYGSLEVIKILVDAGANIDAKNQGNKTALDIAIWRHKKEVATYLQDVKQQREKIKSKL, encoded by the coding sequence ATGAAGCAGTATTTTAAAAAGAGTATTTTGATAGCGATTATTATTAATGGTGCGTTGAGTGTGCAGTTGCATGCCGCTAGTCCTACGAAGCCTTGGCAAAGTAGGAAGCCTGACTCGCAAGCGCGCAAACGTGCGGAACGCTTGATGGGCCACGTGCAGCCAGATACGGGGGTAAAAAGGGAAGAAGCTGAGGGTGATATCTCAGCGAAGAAAGCGCAAAAGCGGCTTGATCGATTAAAAAAGCAAATACAACCAAGCAAGCCAGAATCAGCCTTAGCGCCAGAAGATGTTGGTGCGACGAGCAAATTTATTGAAAAACCAGAGCATTGCGATGTTGTTATAAAGAAATGGAAAAATGAACTGCGAAAGTACGGCAGGGTCGTAGTGGAACAAATGTTAGAAAATGAGGAGCGATATCAAGATACCCATATTGTATTCTATCACGCGCAGCAACAAGGAAATAGGATTATAGTAGAGACTTTAAAAAATCTATATGAAAGAGAAAATAAAAAACCATTGCGCTCGGATTTTGAGTTTTTACGATTATGGACAGAAGGATCTGATTACAAAGATGTTAATAGCTATTTGGATAGTTTTGGTATACCTAATCCATTTACGGTTGGTCCGAACAATATGAATGATAATGATCCAAAGATTCGAGCAATGCTTTTAGCCGTAAATCCAGTATTGTTTGGTAATTTTGATTGGGAAGGAGAATGTACCTTCGCCTATTTTTTGAGTGATCGCAGTATAAAAATGTTTGTTCAGAGTGCGTTAAGAGATATTTTTCAAAAGTATGGGCTTAATAAATCTTTTATTAAAGACCTTCTTGATATTAATCAGAAAAATAAATCTAACACCGGAGACATTGTACAGGTATTTATACCAAAAGAATTAGTTGATGACTGTGCGTATCTTTGCCAAGCATGGGGTGCTCCGCAAAAAAACTATCTTCTCGATAAAAACGGTCAGCCGATTATAAAGGATGATAAAGGTATTACCTTATATGACAATAGGCGTGAGCGTTATACAAAGTGCCGCACAATTCTTGAGCTATTACAAGTTGATAAAGATGCTGTTGAAGATGTTAAAAAAATACAATTGCGGCTTTTCTTTTCAAAAACAGGGCCGTTATTAAATCCCGATCTGGGAGCAAAAATATTTCGTTTTACAACCCTTTCTGTAGAACAGTTACGGGAATATAAAGAATCAGTTAAAGATGTTTTAAGAAAAGCTTTTGCCCATTATGAAAAACCATTATTGCGTCGTATAAAGGAAGGTTTATTGGGAACTAAAGAGCAAGCATCGCCAAGAAGAGCAGAAGAACAGTCAAACCTGCTTACATCGCAAGAAAAAAATGAGGCTCAACCAAGGCCGCTTACATTTCAGGAGAAGAATATTATTGAGAAGACAGTTGATCGGTTGGTGATACCAATAAATATTTTTGAAGCAATCACAATGCTCGATGCTGTAGAAGAAGTTAAAAAGCTTTTGGCACAGGGTGTTGATATTAATCAGGTAAACGCTGAGGGAGAAACTCCATTTTTTTATGCAGTGAAGAAAGGCAGATTTCACGTTGCACATATGTTGCTAGAAGCAGGTGCAAACAAAGAGGCGCGTGATAAATATGATCATACGATATTGATGAGTGCAGTGTCCTGGGCAAATATCGAGACTATAAAATATTTGGTATTGGATGCAAAGGTAGATATTAATGCTGGTGATAAGGACGGTAAAACAGCATTAATGGTGGCAGCTCGAGACGGAATGGCGGGCTTTGTGAGACTGTTCTTAGAGAATGGCGCTGATATCGAGGCGCGTGACCATTCAGGACAGACGGTTTTGATGGAGGCAGCCCAATGGGGGCGATTAAATGTGGTCAAGATTTTAATGCAAGCAGGTATGGATAAAGAGGCGCGTGATAAGGATGGTAGAACGGTATTGCTATACTCGGTTGGGTCTGCTGGCAAGGTTGATGTTGTACAATTTTTATTACAAGCAGGTGCAAATAAGCAAGTGCGTGATACGTATGGTAGAACAGCATTGATGTTTGCGGTTGCCGGTGAAAATATTGATATAGTGAAATTTTTATTGCAAACAGGTGTGGATATTGAAGCTAAAGACATCGCTGATGAAACAGCATTGATGCATGCCGTTGCATATGGATCGTTAGAAGTGATTAAAATTTTAGTAGATGCCGGAGCGAACATAGACGCTAAAAATCAAGGTAATAAAACAGCGTTAGATATTGCGATATGGAGGCATAAGAAAGAAGTTGCTACATATCTTCAGGATGTAAAGCAACAGAGAGAGAAAATAAAAAGTAAATTATAA
- a CDS encoding ankyrin repeat domain-containing protein → MKKLAKIIYFFGLLLCVLRVHTSTDYVKLCHLPVQEVEKEVEKKKSQGYGIDHKDSKGFTLLAAAVRANKPDIVELLFGAGADPALNGSAMMEAKDTNMVRLLVANKISVNSTDKDGQTALLRAAAEGRLETVKALVEAGANLHNKDNKGQWAWQRARKNGHIDVAVWLEGRKEIGRIKVADGLLDIVFKFLGALIKG, encoded by the coding sequence ATGAAAAAATTGGCGAAAATTATATATTTTTTTGGGTTGTTACTATGTGTGTTGCGTGTGCATACCAGTACTGATTATGTAAAATTATGCCATTTGCCAGTGCAGGAAGTTGAAAAGGAAGTTGAGAAGAAAAAATCTCAGGGGTATGGAATAGATCATAAAGATAGCAAAGGGTTTACTTTATTAGCAGCTGCGGTGAGAGCCAATAAGCCAGATATAGTTGAGTTGTTATTTGGCGCAGGTGCAGACCCTGCTTTAAATGGATCAGCGATGATGGAAGCGAAAGATACAAATATGGTACGTCTGTTAGTGGCAAACAAGATATCAGTAAATTCGACTGATAAAGATGGCCAAACGGCTTTGTTACGTGCTGCTGCTGAGGGACGATTGGAAACGGTAAAGGCATTAGTAGAGGCGGGTGCAAATCTACACAACAAAGATAATAAGGGACAGTGGGCATGGCAGAGGGCTCGCAAAAATGGACATATAGATGTGGCTGTTTGGTTAGAAGGAAGAAAAGAGATAGGTAGGATAAAAGTGGCAGATGGCTTGCTAGACATAGTATTCAAGTTTTTAGGTGCCCTTATTAAGGGATGA
- a CDS encoding ankyrin repeat domain-containing protein, translating to MKQYLKSSLLIVVVGFSMVLHLQAANSSTQARKRVERVMGHVQPDAGVKKEEVASDASVQKAQKRLQRLKKQVQPSTPKQALTPEGVAATEMFLQEPDYCPQIKEKWFPELVKHGDAIKKMLENEKRYEDTYFVFYHAQQTENRLVVEFLRNLYEFETKKKLRPDFEFLRLWKDGSDYKDVNSYLDSFGIPNPFTVGVGNLNDNRADIRGLLLAVNPVLFGNFNYSGECTFQYFLANRSIANFIREALGAIFSQYKFEENLAHKLIDINKNFPAKTGDIIQIFIPKHLVNTYAYLCRAWGAPKKSYFVDGNDQPIVQIKKDDQDDEGDYDPVRERYVKCDKILELLQTQKGVIKNSQDIQLRLFFAKSGPLLNPDMGAKMFRFTALTPQQLQEYKQRVAAASREIFAHTHSGARFYAKTVYRADPMQSPRGLNLKEKGEVEQAFGVLTTPVNLLQAMDASDSLPIMKELLAKGADINIQNKDGATPLMLAAQQGKLDIVQFLVDASANKDAQDKKGKTALMLAAYSRQLEVVQFLVAAGVDKDAHDANGETALMYALKELRHLSYPDMIDARNKQLDLIRFLVTAGVDLAARDQHGRTAFLYAAGSRDLEAVQLLINAGADKEVRDAGGQTALMHAVAENSLEIVRFLVHIGLDKDAYDVQGRTALISAANYGYLDIVQFLVGVGANKDAYDKDGQSSLMLVAHYGRLDTVRFLLQAGVDKNAQDKKGKTALMLAADYNWLEIVQILVEAGADVDIEDADGKTALQIAEDGGPSSKQIVEYLQAKRTDPFVIIDRPNAVEVLKQLSKEEIVSYKKDKHGRTILMYAVEKGKSDVVQFLVQAGVDVNETDTKGRTALMFAAQYGKLDVAKFLVQSGATVDAKRVDGKTALQIAQDVGKRAEGVAQYLQNFILLTDLFAVIAHPDAMDLLNKFSKERIVTYGTNKDGLTPLMYAVEQDKIRVVEYLVGAGVDLDAKNSDGKTAEQMAESTSRSRIAHYLQEYKKLTTDVFAAIDDYHPMTWLRKYSKEVLVSYPKNKKGQTPLIYAVEKDGYEQQKVVQFLVGAGVDINDRDAEGMTALMRAARMARAEIAGYLINAGADKEVRSEKYEWTALICALARLRELIGSMKDDRGDRYKDQMVATIEKQANLVRLLVNSGANKEARDSYDETALMYAVSSGDLGIVQFLIDAGANKDVRNKYDRTLLMFAARAGYLDIVQFLVQGGADLDAKDKADRTALDLAKEEKRDAVVEYLQEQKKQLSSNIFAVIDHSDAMTWLARFPKKEIVPKFPFVREKDSQTPLMYAVEKGKFDVVRFLVEAGVNLNAKDDNGKTAWQIAKDKGYTDIAQYLQQKYKEQMPGYKKVIKKIKSKL from the coding sequence ATGAAGCAATACTTAAAAAGCAGCTTATTGATAGTTGTTGTTGGTTTCAGTATGGTCCTGCATTTACAAGCAGCCAACTCATCAACGCAAGCGCGTAAACGGGTAGAACGTGTTATGGGGCATGTGCAACCAGATGCAGGGGTAAAAAAGGAAGAAGTTGCAAGTGATGCTTCAGTACAGAAAGCGCAAAAGCGCTTGCAGCGGTTGAAAAAACAAGTGCAACCAAGCACACCCAAACAAGCTCTTACACCGGAAGGCGTTGCTGCGACGGAGATGTTTCTGCAAGAACCAGATTATTGCCCTCAAATTAAAGAAAAGTGGTTTCCAGAACTAGTAAAGCATGGTGATGCAATAAAGAAGATGCTGGAAAATGAAAAGCGATATGAAGATACGTATTTTGTTTTTTATCATGCGCAGCAAACAGAGAATCGGCTGGTTGTGGAATTTTTAAGAAACCTGTATGAATTTGAAACAAAGAAGAAATTACGCCCTGATTTTGAGTTTTTACGATTATGGAAAGATGGATCTGATTACAAAGATGTTAATAGCTATTTAGATAGTTTTGGTATCCCTAATCCGTTTACGGTTGGGGTGGGTAATTTAAATGATAATCGAGCAGACATACGAGGATTGCTTTTAGCGGTCAACCCAGTATTATTTGGTAATTTTAATTATAGCGGTGAATGTACTTTCCAATATTTTTTGGCAAACCGTAGTATAGCAAATTTTATTAGAGAAGCATTAGGAGCAATTTTTAGTCAGTATAAATTTGAAGAAAATTTAGCTCATAAACTTATCGATATTAATAAAAATTTTCCTGCTAAAACGGGTGATATTATACAGATTTTTATACCAAAACATTTAGTCAATACATACGCATACCTTTGCCGAGCATGGGGAGCTCCTAAAAAGTCGTATTTTGTTGATGGTAATGATCAGCCGATTGTGCAGATAAAAAAAGATGATCAGGATGATGAAGGTGATTATGATCCTGTTCGTGAGCGGTATGTAAAATGCGATAAGATTCTTGAGTTATTGCAGACGCAAAAAGGAGTTATTAAGAACTCACAAGATATTCAGCTGCGGCTCTTTTTTGCTAAATCTGGTCCGCTGTTAAACCCTGATATGGGGGCAAAGATGTTTCGGTTTACGGCTCTTACTCCGCAACAGCTGCAGGAATATAAACAGCGGGTTGCGGCAGCTTCACGGGAAATTTTTGCTCATACTCATTCAGGAGCACGCTTTTATGCAAAAACGGTGTATCGCGCTGATCCCATGCAAAGCCCGAGAGGCCTTAATCTAAAAGAAAAAGGTGAAGTTGAGCAAGCATTTGGGGTTTTAACAACTCCGGTTAATCTTTTGCAAGCAATGGATGCGTCTGATTCACTTCCAATAATGAAAGAGTTGTTGGCAAAAGGTGCTGATATAAACATTCAAAATAAAGATGGTGCGACTCCATTAATGCTTGCGGCGCAGCAGGGGAAACTAGATATAGTACAATTTTTAGTTGATGCTAGCGCTAATAAGGATGCTCAAGACAAAAAGGGAAAAACAGCATTAATGCTTGCAGCATATAGTAGGCAATTAGAAGTAGTACAGTTTTTGGTAGCAGCGGGTGTGGATAAAGATGCGCATGATGCAAATGGTGAAACAGCGTTAATGTATGCATTGAAAGAATTAAGGCATCTTTCATATCCTGACATGATTGATGCCAGAAACAAACAATTAGACCTTATACGATTTTTGGTAACGGCGGGTGTTGATCTAGCAGCTCGTGATCAGCATGGTAGAACAGCATTTCTGTATGCAGCGGGATCTAGAGATTTGGAGGCGGTGCAACTTCTGATAAATGCAGGAGCTGATAAAGAGGTGCGTGATGCAGGAGGTCAGACGGCACTAATGCATGCGGTTGCAGAAAACAGTTTAGAGATTGTGCGGTTTTTGGTGCATATAGGTTTGGATAAAGATGCTTATGACGTACAAGGGCGAACGGCATTAATCAGTGCGGCTAACTATGGATATTTAGATATTGTACAGTTTTTGGTTGGAGTAGGGGCTAATAAGGATGCTTATGATAAAGATGGCCAGAGTTCATTAATGCTTGTTGCTCACTACGGAAGATTAGATACAGTACGATTTTTGTTGCAAGCAGGTGTCGATAAAAATGCTCAAGATAAGAAAGGCAAAACAGCACTAATGCTCGCTGCAGATTATAATTGGCTAGAAATTGTACAAATTTTGGTAGAAGCAGGCGCTGACGTTGATATTGAGGATGCGGATGGAAAAACTGCTTTGCAAATAGCGGAAGATGGAGGACCGAGTAGTAAACAGATCGTTGAATATTTACAAGCCAAACGGACTGACCCATTTGTGATAATCGATCGACCAAATGCTGTGGAAGTGCTTAAACAGCTTTCAAAGGAAGAGATTGTTTCTTATAAAAAAGACAAGCATGGGCGTACGATATTAATGTATGCAGTTGAAAAAGGTAAATCCGATGTAGTACAATTTTTAGTACAAGCAGGTGTTGATGTTAATGAAACCGATACAAAGGGACGAACTGCATTAATGTTTGCGGCGCAGTATGGCAAGTTAGATGTAGCGAAATTTTTGGTACAGTCTGGCGCAACAGTGGATGCTAAGAGAGTGGATGGTAAAACGGCTTTGCAGATAGCCCAGGATGTGGGAAAGAGAGCAGAAGGCGTTGCGCAATACCTACAGAACTTTATTTTATTGACCGATTTATTTGCGGTAATTGCTCATCCCGATGCCATGGATCTGCTCAACAAATTTTCAAAAGAACGGATTGTTACGTATGGTACAAATAAGGATGGGCTTACGCCGTTAATGTATGCAGTTGAGCAAGATAAAATTAGGGTAGTAGAGTATTTGGTGGGGGCAGGGGTTGATCTTGATGCTAAAAATAGTGATGGCAAAACGGCTGAGCAGATGGCTGAGAGTACAAGCAGGTCGAGGATTGCACACTATTTGCAGGAATATAAAAAGCTGACGACTGATGTGTTTGCGGCGATCGATGATTATCATCCAATGACATGGCTGAGAAAGTATTCTAAAGAGGTTCTTGTTTCTTATCCTAAGAATAAAAAAGGTCAGACGCCATTAATCTACGCCGTTGAAAAAGATGGATATGAGCAGCAGAAAGTAGTGCAGTTTTTAGTCGGAGCAGGCGTTGACATCAATGATCGTGACGCAGAGGGTATGACTGCATTAATGCGTGCAGCGAGAATGGCTAGGGCAGAGATTGCAGGATATTTAATTAATGCCGGTGCAGATAAAGAAGTGCGTAGTGAAAAATATGAATGGACGGCGCTCATCTGTGCTTTGGCGAGATTAAGAGAATTGATTGGTTCCATGAAGGATGACAGGGGCGATCGGTATAAGGATCAAATGGTTGCAACTATAGAAAAACAAGCAAATCTTGTACGGTTACTTGTTAACTCTGGCGCGAATAAAGAAGCTCGAGATTCATATGATGAAACAGCATTGATGTATGCAGTATCGTCGGGAGATTTAGGCATTGTACAATTTTTGATAGATGCAGGAGCAAATAAAGACGTACGTAATAAGTATGATAGGACTTTATTAATGTTTGCAGCGCGCGCAGGCTACTTAGATATTGTACAGTTTTTAGTACAAGGCGGTGCTGATCTTGATGCTAAAGACAAAGCAGATAGAACTGCTTTAGATCTTGCGAAAGAAGAGAAGCGCGATGCAGTCGTTGAATACTTGCAAGAGCAGAAAAAGCAATTGTCGAGCAATATATTTGCAGTGATTGATCATTCAGATGCTATGACATGGCTTGCCAGATTTCCTAAAAAAGAAATAGTTCCAAAGTTTCCTTTTGTTAGGGAAAAAGATAGTCAGACTCCGTTAATGTATGCTGTTGAAAAAGGTAAGTTTGACGTAGTGAGATTTTTAGTAGAGGCCGGGGTGAATCTTAATGCTAAAGATGATAATGGAAAAACCGCGTGGCAGATAGCGAAAGATAAGGGGTATACGGATATTGCGCAGTATTTACAGCAAAAGTATAAAGAGCAGATGCCGGGATATAAAAAGGTAATAAAGAAGATAAAAAGCAAGTTGTAA
- a CDS encoding ankyrin repeat domain-containing protein: MKLVIKYGLLFGIATTFFVGQYVSADDSVQKAQNRAARLAGQVQAKKSTPIIVPQDTAALTSYLRGYCGVVQGLWQKSFVQYEKMLEEMLYNEELYKDDYFVFYHAQQQENRVLVEFVRNLYAFIYKKPLREDFEYFRFWVDGSDYKDINSYLDSFGIPNPFSVGGRTLNDLSPAIRAVLLSVNPILFNNFDNEGSCTWDYFLRNRSLENFIKVALEKFFRTYGLQEKFIEQLLAINEQFPAPTGDLLQIFVPKELVNDCAYICHVYGIPQKEYIVDIAGKSLGLSDYDSVRQRYIKCSVILELMQTQADRIKDIQSIQVRLFISKYGPFLNPDMGVKIIRFSSLDQKQLQNYKAAVKGVTERMVAAHSGAIMRKVQQEVFGMQLGKLYSNIHQREREYRSEPDQRKRAVEAREQLTKPTTIFEAIKHPETMQWMGKFLKEKNVINAKDMFGDTPLIVATKEHKANVVQLLLKAGADINAFDRYKQTALMYAAKLGYGDVLQVLLKAGANKELGDENGLTALMHAAIAGSVMAVQILVAANVNQETADNNGWTALMHAAFLGKEVVIRFLVEMGADISAKNINGSTALDIAREIGNEEIVRYLKDMQKKQDREIKSSL, translated from the coding sequence GTGAAGCTGGTGATAAAATATGGTTTATTATTTGGCATTGCGACCACTTTTTTTGTAGGTCAGTATGTATCTGCAGATGATTCTGTCCAAAAAGCTCAAAACCGAGCGGCTCGTCTTGCCGGGCAGGTGCAGGCCAAAAAATCTACGCCAATCATTGTGCCTCAAGATACGGCAGCGCTCACTTCTTACTTGCGCGGTTACTGCGGTGTGGTACAGGGATTGTGGCAGAAATCATTTGTACAATACGAAAAAATGTTAGAAGAGATGCTCTACAACGAAGAGTTGTATAAAGATGATTATTTTGTGTTTTATCATGCGCAACAGCAAGAAAATCGGGTCCTTGTCGAATTTGTAAGAAATTTGTATGCATTTATTTATAAAAAGCCGTTGCGAGAAGATTTTGAATATTTTCGTTTTTGGGTGGATGGCTCTGATTATAAGGATATTAATAGTTATTTAGATAGTTTTGGCATTCCTAATCCATTTTCGGTAGGTGGAAGAACACTCAATGATTTAAGCCCAGCAATTCGTGCGGTGCTATTATCAGTAAACCCAATACTCTTTAATAATTTTGATAACGAAGGTTCATGCACCTGGGATTATTTTTTGAGAAATCGTAGTTTGGAAAACTTTATTAAAGTGGCATTGGAAAAGTTTTTTAGAACATATGGGTTGCAAGAAAAATTCATAGAGCAGCTGCTTGCAATTAATGAGCAATTCCCTGCGCCAACTGGGGATCTCCTGCAGATATTTGTCCCAAAAGAGTTGGTTAATGACTGCGCATATATATGCCACGTGTATGGCATTCCTCAAAAAGAATATATCGTTGATATTGCGGGTAAATCGTTAGGGCTTTCTGATTATGATTCAGTTCGTCAACGGTATATAAAATGCAGTGTCATTCTTGAGTTAATGCAGACGCAAGCAGATCGCATTAAAGATATACAGTCCATACAAGTGCGACTATTTATTTCAAAATACGGACCATTTCTAAATCCTGATATGGGGGTGAAGATAATTCGGTTTAGCTCATTAGATCAAAAACAATTACAGAATTATAAGGCAGCGGTTAAAGGGGTGACAGAACGAATGGTTGCAGCTCATTCAGGTGCGATAATGCGTAAAGTTCAACAGGAAGTTTTTGGTATGCAGCTGGGAAAATTGTACAGCAATATACACCAAAGAGAGCGAGAATATAGATCTGAGCCTGATCAAAGAAAGCGAGCAGTCGAGGCTCGTGAACAACTGACAAAGCCTACAACTATTTTTGAAGCAATAAAGCATCCGGAGACCATGCAATGGATGGGTAAATTTTTAAAGGAAAAAAATGTGATCAATGCCAAAGATATGTTTGGTGATACCCCATTGATTGTTGCTACAAAAGAACATAAAGCGAATGTTGTACAGCTTTTATTAAAGGCTGGTGCGGATATAAATGCATTCGATCGGTATAAACAAACTGCTCTGATGTATGCAGCCAAATTGGGTTATGGCGACGTGTTGCAGGTGTTATTAAAAGCAGGGGCAAATAAAGAACTTGGGGACGAAAATGGATTGACTGCATTAATGCATGCTGCTATAGCAGGAAGTGTGATGGCAGTGCAAATTTTAGTGGCAGCGAATGTTAATCAAGAGACTGCAGACAACAATGGCTGGACAGCGTTGATGCATGCTGCTTTTTTAGGAAAAGAAGTGGTGATTCGATTCTTAGTCGAAATGGGCGCAGATATTTCTGCAAAAAATATAAATGGTAGCACTGCATTGGATATTGCGCGAGAGATAGGAAACGAGGAGATTGTTAGGTACCTGAAGGATATGCAGAAAAAGCAAGATAGGGAAATAAAAAGTAGTTTGTAA